A genome region from Geothermobacter ehrlichii includes the following:
- a CDS encoding DUF1847 domain-containing protein — MIECNGCVACKCYQGHDCSKKNDFSEINIKSRTIFDEPNIIKILKTAAEIEARHYMQWNRLEELIGFCQQMEYKKVGIAMCVGLAREAKTLVKVLSQYFNVFSICCKNSGISKDDYGMPHIKQDRYEATCNPIGQALILNKNQTDINIILGLCIGHDMLFTKYSDAPVTTFAVKDRVLAHNPLAALYSGYCLKKLQASSAVSN, encoded by the coding sequence ATGATTGAGTGCAATGGATGTGTAGCTTGCAAATGTTACCAGGGCCATGACTGTAGTAAAAAAAACGATTTTTCTGAGATAAATATTAAGTCTAGGACGATTTTTGACGAGCCTAATATTATTAAAATACTCAAAACTGCTGCTGAAATAGAAGCTCGGCATTATATGCAATGGAACAGATTGGAAGAGCTGATTGGATTTTGTCAGCAAATGGAATACAAAAAGGTGGGAATTGCCATGTGTGTTGGGTTGGCTAGAGAGGCAAAAACCCTGGTAAAGGTACTCTCTCAATATTTCAATGTCTTTTCAATCTGCTGTAAGAACAGTGGGATCAGTAAAGACGATTATGGCATGCCACACATTAAGCAGGATCGCTATGAGGCAACCTGTAATCCGATTGGGCAGGCGCTCATCCTTAACAAAAACCAGACAGATATCAATATCATTCTTGGCCTTTGTATTGGCCACGATATGCTTTTTACAAAATACTCAGATGCGCCTGTAACAACATTTGCGGTCAAGGATAGAGTTTTGGCTCATAACCCATTGGCAGCCTTGTATTCGGGATACTGTTTAAAAAAGCTTCAAGCAAGCTCAGCAGTCTCCAACTAG
- a CDS encoding HpcH/HpaI aldolase/citrate lyase family protein — protein sequence MQIIRSFLFAPGSNSKLMQKALTVGADAIIFDLEDAVAVSEKEKARALAAEIVGRGEHQCLTYIRINSWDTSWAKADLAAAINAGVGGIMLPKAEDPAVVKAVAGLLPPNVDFIPLVETAKGILNAYAIADCSDRVSRLAFGAIDFTLDIGADYSKTGTELLYARSQLVVASRAAGLLPPVDTVFPDLADSAGLETELNRVKQLGMFGKLAIHPKQISPINQLFTPSAEEIEDAIQVIKAFEEAQNKGVASIEINGKFVDYPVVAKAKRLIELSKLKRAERVD from the coding sequence GTGCAAATCATTCGTAGTTTCTTGTTTGCGCCTGGTAGCAACTCCAAGCTAATGCAGAAAGCTCTTACCGTCGGGGCCGATGCAATTATTTTCGATCTCGAAGATGCTGTGGCCGTTTCTGAAAAAGAGAAAGCCCGAGCCCTTGCAGCCGAGATAGTTGGCAGGGGAGAACATCAATGTCTGACATACATAAGAATCAACAGCTGGGATACGTCATGGGCGAAGGCGGACCTGGCTGCTGCAATAAATGCTGGTGTTGGCGGCATAATGTTGCCCAAAGCAGAAGATCCAGCGGTAGTCAAAGCAGTTGCGGGGCTCTTGCCGCCGAATGTTGACTTCATTCCTCTGGTGGAAACAGCAAAAGGTATTTTGAATGCTTATGCCATTGCTGACTGCAGTGACAGGGTGTCCCGTCTGGCCTTTGGTGCTATTGATTTCACTCTGGATATTGGTGCTGACTACTCAAAAACTGGGACGGAATTACTTTATGCACGTTCTCAGTTGGTTGTTGCTTCACGAGCTGCTGGCTTGCTCCCTCCGGTAGATACAGTATTTCCTGACTTGGCAGATTCGGCTGGACTCGAAACTGAATTGAATCGAGTTAAGCAGTTGGGAATGTTTGGCAAATTGGCCATTCATCCAAAGCAGATCTCGCCAATCAATCAATTGTTTACTCCAAGTGCAGAGGAAATCGAGGACGCCATCCAGGTAATAAAGGCATTTGAGGAAGCACAAAATAAAGGTGTCGCATCAATAGAAATTAACGGCAAATTCGTTGATTATCCGGTTGTTGCCAAGGCAAAGAGGTTAATTGAACTGTCGAAATTAAAAAGAGCTGAGCGAGTCGACTGA